The genomic DNA ACAGGGCAATCATGGCCAGCAGAATCGCCGCGCTGGCCATGGCCTGATGAATCACCCGCGTCAGCTCGCGTGGCTGGGGGATTTGCGGGTCGGTGTGTTCACTTGCAGGGTCGGGCAGCAGCGCATGGGCGCCCCAAGTCAGCAGCAAACCCAGGCTGACCGCCTTGACCAGCACTAGCACGATGGACTCGCCCAGATCAGGCTGCACGATATCGAGCGTCGGCACCACAATGGCAATGACCAGCATCAGCGCCGGTCCCGCGCCGCCCAGTTGTTGGCCTTGCGCGGTAAAACAGGCGAAATAGAACAGCCACAGCACCGGCAGGAGCACCCACGGCCGCTCACCGAGCATGCCGGTAATACACACCAGCAGCGCGCCGGCCAGCATGCACACCAGCAACGTTGTCAATCCCTGAGATAGCGCTGGCGCACGGCGGTTGGCCAAGAGGAACTGGATGGCGAACAGCGGCGCGAGAAAAGGCAAAATGTCGTCCAGGAGCAGACCCGTGCACAAGCCCACGGTCACTGCCAGGGCGACGCGCAATCCCTGGCGTTTGATTCGCAGCAGCTCCAGCGCAACTTGCCGATCAATTGACATAGTTCAGCCAGGCGCCCAGGCGTGTCATGAATGCCCCCAGTGCGTTAGTCATGGGGTTGTCATCGGTATAGATCACCACGGTTACCTGTGAGCCATAACGCGGGCCGATCGGGTGAGGTTCCTCCACTATCAGGCGAACTGGAAAGCGCTGCGGGTCGCGCACCCAACCACTCTCGTTGCGCACCGAGGGCAGGGCTGCGTTGCTGCTGTCCTGTTGCGCGACGCCCCAACCCACGC from Pseudomonas beijingensis includes the following:
- a CDS encoding DUF2955 domain-containing protein; amino-acid sequence: MSIDRQVALELLRIKRQGLRVALAVTVGLCTGLLLDDILPFLAPLFAIQFLLANRRAPALSQGLTTLLVCMLAGALLVCITGMLGERPWVLLPVLWLFYFACFTAQGQQLGGAGPALMLVIAIVVPTLDIVQPDLGESIVLVLVKAVSLGLLLTWGAHALLPDPASEHTDPQIPQPRELTRVIHQAMASAAILLAMIALCLSDPRLATAMVVPITVASLLSQFSLGMSSRTALGLVMVNLLGGVVASLAFTLFELRPTLWLVALILLLVSLLFAGRAAMGNAAGKVFGGGLMTFLILFGLGVSPLPTETPQLFSTRIAYVLFAVVYAIGLATLLWPSTHAGRGDQCPAQPIVDQ